One genomic window of Microbacterium sp. BH-3-3-3 includes the following:
- a CDS encoding S16 family serine protease: MRFRPLVTTALALVCVVVLAGCDLRFSLGFGTGSDGSFDGDELTVPVLYAHGAKGGVTSQRITAASADGGDLSIDITENDVSGVAPVTQSATWTAVAAATLLTGARPDTAYTFGLDARIDTPGAGAVTAVGVLALYYGTEVQPGVALAGGVTPFGTVSPVAGLPEQVSAAIEAGGIDTILVPAGQRIAVDADGAAVDLDQLAATGGMTIAEVADVASAYAVMTGEDLPEAAFPTPAASPTPLPSATEGSESLPDTPGSEAIAAAVDDARARADTALAATVDDARAVPARAALARAQALREAGDEAGALSAAVSAADLAAVAAASAVSVEDAMASATATRAAAAELLATWAQNPPDTLDAADLALEGIGAAAEAYALAGYAGSALAEQPASDDADDGDLEGGRTASALASSSLATAQASIDRRDVADDGAGALDRDADLDGLASLLRRAAIAASDAYDARAGDGPVAADDLAALRSRALAASRDDLAALAGDDGSWLAVAIATLSFARSTPPLLAQSRVRVPDGVDPAVAVQQRIAVGDEYAVRAVEALADAGAAVPLVRGALADATATAVASPTPGASTVYATPFLRARVLAFAAGVERD, encoded by the coding sequence GTGAGGTTCCGTCCGCTCGTCACCACCGCACTCGCCCTCGTCTGCGTGGTCGTGCTCGCGGGGTGCGACCTGCGGTTCTCGCTCGGTTTCGGTACGGGATCCGACGGCTCGTTCGATGGGGACGAGCTCACGGTCCCGGTGCTGTACGCCCACGGCGCGAAGGGCGGCGTCACCTCCCAGCGCATCACCGCGGCCTCGGCCGACGGCGGCGATCTGAGCATCGACATCACCGAGAACGACGTCTCGGGGGTCGCCCCCGTCACCCAGTCCGCGACCTGGACCGCCGTCGCCGCGGCGACGCTGCTCACCGGCGCCCGTCCCGACACCGCCTACACCTTCGGCCTCGACGCGCGCATCGACACTCCCGGGGCCGGCGCCGTCACCGCGGTCGGGGTGCTGGCGCTGTACTACGGCACCGAGGTGCAGCCCGGGGTCGCGCTCGCCGGTGGGGTCACCCCCTTCGGAACGGTGAGCCCCGTCGCCGGACTGCCAGAGCAGGTGTCGGCGGCGATCGAGGCCGGCGGAATCGACACGATCCTCGTGCCCGCGGGGCAGCGCATCGCGGTCGACGCCGACGGGGCGGCCGTCGACCTCGACCAGCTCGCGGCGACGGGAGGAATGACGATCGCCGAGGTCGCCGACGTCGCGAGCGCCTACGCGGTCATGACCGGCGAAGACCTTCCCGAGGCGGCGTTCCCCACCCCGGCTGCCTCGCCGACGCCGCTGCCCAGCGCGACGGAGGGCTCCGAGTCACTCCCCGACACACCCGGGTCAGAGGCCATCGCCGCCGCCGTCGACGACGCGCGAGCGCGGGCCGACACCGCCCTCGCTGCAACGGTCGACGACGCCCGGGCGGTACCCGCGCGAGCGGCCCTCGCCCGCGCGCAGGCTCTGCGCGAGGCGGGCGACGAGGCCGGCGCGCTGTCGGCTGCGGTGTCGGCGGCCGACCTCGCCGCGGTCGCGGCGGCCTCCGCGGTCTCGGTCGAGGACGCGATGGCATCCGCCACGGCGACGCGCGCGGCGGCCGCCGAGCTCCTCGCGACGTGGGCCCAGAACCCGCCCGACACCCTCGACGCGGCCGACCTCGCCCTCGAGGGCATCGGCGCCGCGGCAGAGGCGTACGCGCTGGCCGGGTACGCCGGCAGTGCCCTGGCGGAGCAGCCTGCGTCCGACGACGCCGACGACGGCGACCTCGAGGGGGGACGCACCGCCTCGGCGCTGGCATCGTCGTCGCTGGCGACGGCGCAGGCGAGCATCGACCGTCGCGACGTCGCCGATGACGGCGCGGGAGCGCTCGACCGCGACGCCGACCTCGACGGTCTCGCGTCGCTCCTGCGTCGCGCGGCGATCGCGGCCTCCGACGCCTACGACGCGCGAGCCGGAGACGGTCCCGTCGCCGCCGATGATCTGGCCGCCCTCCGTTCCCGAGCGCTCGCGGCGTCGCGCGACGACCTCGCGGCGCTCGCCGGCGACGACGGCAGCTGGCTCGCCGTGGCGATCGCGACGCTGTCGTTCGCACGCAGTACCCCACCGCTGCTGGCGCAATCCCGCGTCCGCGTCCCCGACGGGGTCGACCCGGCCGTCGCCGTGCAGCAGCGGATCGCGGTGGGCGACGAGTACGCCGTACGCGCGGTCGAGGCGCTCGCCGACGCCGGCGCCGCGGTGCCTCTCGTGCGTGGAGCGCTCGCGGACGCGACCGCCACCGCCGTCGCGTCGCCCACGCCGGGCGCCTCGACGGTCTACGCCACCCCGTTCCTTCGGGCCCGCGTGTTGGCGTTCGCCGCCGGGGTGGAGCGCGACTGA
- a CDS encoding siderophore-interacting protein: MSNPTLGARLEPRRHELVFRSATLARRTFLTPAYVRLRLEGAELRGFDSPGADDHIRVFFPATPTDDLRDSPNREYTPVSWDAAAGWLDIDVALHANGVGSRWAEHAPLGAPAGVGGPRGSLVLVGRPDAWLLAGDETAVPAIRRFAAAMDDDAVGRIAIEVPDAAHDLPVAAPRGVEVVQVHRGDRAPGAELADWLDALDIEEQPDGCVFGFVAAEQAIVRAGRALLLDRWSGDPAATVVKGYWKRGTAEYHAPH; the protein is encoded by the coding sequence ATGTCGAACCCGACCCTCGGAGCCCGTCTGGAGCCCCGCCGTCACGAGCTGGTGTTCCGCTCCGCGACCCTCGCGCGCCGCACCTTCCTGACCCCGGCGTACGTGCGCCTGCGCCTGGAGGGCGCGGAGTTGCGCGGATTCGACTCCCCGGGGGCCGACGATCACATCCGCGTGTTCTTCCCGGCCACGCCCACCGACGACCTGCGCGACTCCCCCAACCGCGAGTACACGCCGGTGAGCTGGGATGCCGCGGCGGGCTGGCTCGACATCGACGTCGCCCTGCACGCGAACGGCGTCGGCAGCCGGTGGGCCGAGCATGCTCCCCTCGGCGCCCCGGCGGGCGTCGGCGGACCCCGCGGATCCCTGGTGCTGGTCGGCCGACCCGATGCGTGGTTGCTCGCCGGCGACGAGACGGCCGTTCCGGCGATCCGTCGCTTCGCGGCGGCGATGGACGACGACGCCGTGGGCCGTATCGCGATCGAGGTGCCCGACGCCGCGCACGACCTCCCGGTCGCCGCTCCCCGGGGAGTGGAGGTCGTGCAGGTGCACCGCGGCGATCGCGCACCCGGCGCGGAGCTCGCCGACTGGCTCGACGCGCTCGACATCGAGGAGCAGCCCGACGGGTGCGTGTTCGGCTTCGTCGCGGCGGAGCAGGCGATCGTCCGCGCGGGGCGCGCCCTGCTTCTCGACCGGTGGTCGGGCGACCCCGCCGCCACCGTCGTGAAGGGCTACTGGAAGCGCGGCACAGCCGAGTACCACGCTCCGCACTGA
- a CDS encoding siderophore ABC transporter substrate-binding protein: protein MSTRLFRPLAAASLVAALALTGCAAGAASPGDTPAAAITVTVEDNHGSIEVPVAPERVVALDNTTFQTLSDWGVTLVAAPKPLMYDLWPSLSGGDEVLDVGLHREPDIEAVLSAEPDLIVGGYRFREIYAQLKDIQPATIETSPRDGQDHMTELKRQTAILGQVFDKNDEATQLSADLDAAIADARAAYDPSQSVMGLITSGGKIAYAAPGEGRGVGTLFPTLGLTPALERSAEDASHGDDISVEAIAAANPEWLFVLDRDAMFGEDGYVSAKDLIENAEALKNVPAVQKDQVVYLDGSFYLDEGIQAYTKLYRSAAEAFAS from the coding sequence ATGAGTACCCGCCTGTTCCGTCCCCTCGCCGCCGCCTCCCTGGTGGCCGCCCTCGCGCTCACCGGCTGCGCCGCGGGTGCTGCCTCTCCCGGCGACACCCCGGCCGCCGCGATCACCGTCACGGTCGAGGACAACCACGGCTCGATCGAGGTGCCCGTCGCTCCCGAGCGCGTGGTCGCGCTCGACAACACGACCTTCCAGACACTCAGTGACTGGGGTGTCACGCTCGTCGCTGCGCCCAAGCCGCTCATGTACGACCTGTGGCCCTCGCTGTCGGGCGGCGACGAGGTGCTCGATGTGGGTCTGCACCGCGAGCCCGACATCGAAGCCGTCCTGTCGGCCGAGCCCGACCTCATCGTCGGGGGCTACCGCTTCCGTGAGATCTACGCGCAGCTCAAGGACATCCAGCCCGCGACGATCGAGACGAGCCCGCGCGACGGTCAGGATCACATGACCGAGCTGAAGCGTCAGACGGCCATCCTCGGCCAGGTGTTCGACAAGAACGACGAGGCCACCCAGCTCTCCGCCGATCTGGATGCCGCGATCGCCGACGCCCGTGCGGCCTACGACCCGTCGCAGAGCGTCATGGGCCTCATCACCTCGGGCGGCAAGATCGCCTACGCCGCGCCCGGCGAGGGCCGGGGCGTCGGCACGCTGTTCCCGACGCTCGGCCTGACCCCCGCGCTCGAGCGCTCCGCCGAGGATGCGTCGCACGGCGACGACATCAGCGTCGAGGCCATCGCCGCGGCGAACCCCGAGTGGCTCTTCGTGCTCGACCGCGACGCGATGTTCGGCGAAGACGGCTACGTCTCGGCGAAGGACCTCATCGAGAACGCCGAGGCGCTGAAGAACGTCCCCGCCGTGCAGAAGGACCAGGTCGTCTACCTCGACGGCAGCTTCTACCTCGACGAGGGCATCCAGGCCTACACGAAGCTCTACCGTTCGGCCGCCGAGGCCTTCGCCTCCTGA
- a CDS encoding ABC transporter permease, with protein sequence MTATALRPRARLALPAAFAGVAALVVLSLFVGVYDIAGDGFGAEMFLISRVPRTLALVLAGCAMAVSGLIMQLLTQNRFVEPSTTGTSEWAALGLLVTVLVAPAAPLPVRMVAASVAAFVGTMVFIGILQRISLRSSLVVPLIGIMLGAVVSAFTTYLAVSTNSLQMLGTWFMGSFTSIVRGRYEVLWIVALIVVLVFLYADRITVAGLGRDLATSVGLDHTRVLLVGTALVAVATGVTTVVVGFLPFLGLVVPNLVSMWRGDNARANLPWVCLGGVAVVVVCDIVGRVVRMPFEVPVSMILGVVGSAVFITLLLRMRARG encoded by the coding sequence ATGACCGCCACCGCCCTCCGCCCTCGTGCGCGGCTCGCGTTGCCCGCCGCTTTCGCAGGCGTCGCCGCCCTCGTCGTGCTCTCGCTGTTCGTCGGCGTCTACGACATCGCCGGCGACGGCTTCGGCGCCGAGATGTTCCTCATCTCGCGCGTGCCCCGTACCCTCGCGCTCGTGCTCGCCGGCTGCGCGATGGCCGTGTCCGGCCTCATCATGCAGTTGCTCACGCAGAACCGTTTCGTCGAACCGTCGACCACGGGCACGTCCGAGTGGGCCGCGCTGGGGCTGCTGGTCACGGTGCTCGTCGCCCCGGCCGCGCCTCTTCCGGTGCGCATGGTCGCGGCATCCGTCGCCGCCTTCGTCGGGACGATGGTCTTCATCGGCATCCTGCAGCGCATCTCGCTGCGTTCCTCGCTCGTCGTGCCGCTCATCGGGATCATGCTCGGCGCCGTCGTCTCGGCGTTCACCACCTACCTCGCCGTCTCGACGAACTCGCTGCAGATGCTCGGCACCTGGTTCATGGGCAGCTTCACCTCGATCGTCCGCGGACGCTACGAAGTGCTGTGGATCGTCGCGCTCATCGTCGTGCTCGTGTTCCTCTACGCCGATCGCATCACCGTCGCCGGTCTCGGCCGCGACCTCGCGACCTCGGTGGGGCTCGACCACACGCGCGTCCTTCTCGTCGGCACCGCCCTCGTCGCCGTCGCCACGGGCGTGACGACCGTGGTCGTGGGCTTCCTCCCCTTCCTCGGGCTCGTCGTTCCCAACCTCGTGTCGATGTGGCGCGGCGACAACGCGCGCGCGAACCTCCCCTGGGTGTGCCTCGGGGGAGTCGCGGTCGTCGTCGTCTGCGACATCGTCGGCCGCGTCGTACGGATGCCGTTCGAGGTGCCCGTCTCGATGATCCTCGGCGTGGTCGGCTCCGCGGTGTTCATCACGCTGCTGTTGAGGATGCGTGCCCGTGGCTGA
- a CDS encoding iron chelate uptake ABC transporter family permease subunit translates to MAEILTRPAPARAARRRRIGLRFGILAFIVIVAAVGVLTWNVPGVPGSRGFWIAVNLRVVSVATIALVACCQAVATVLFHTATANRILTPSIMGFDALYVVIQTALVFFFGSAALSATDGLLKVVVQSVLMVGFATLLYGWLFAGRRGNLHIMLLVGVVLGVGFGSLSTVMQRLLTPSDFDILSARLFGNLSNSDAEYLPWGALVVAVVLALVWRARHRLDVLALGRDTSLNLGLAYRREVIGMLVLVAVLISVSTTMVGPMTFFGFIVATLAYQLAGSSQHRVVLPFAVLLGMAALLGGYFVLRHVFYAAGMLSIIIEFVGGVFFLVYLLRKGSL, encoded by the coding sequence GTGGCTGAGATCCTGACCCGCCCCGCGCCCGCCCGTGCGGCCCGCCGTCGGCGGATCGGCCTGCGTTTCGGCATCCTGGCGTTCATCGTGATCGTGGCCGCCGTCGGCGTGCTCACGTGGAACGTGCCGGGCGTGCCCGGCTCGCGGGGGTTCTGGATCGCGGTGAACCTGCGCGTGGTGAGCGTCGCCACGATCGCCCTCGTCGCCTGTTGCCAGGCGGTGGCGACCGTGCTGTTCCACACCGCCACCGCCAACCGCATCCTGACGCCGTCGATCATGGGTTTCGACGCTCTGTACGTCGTGATTCAGACCGCGTTGGTGTTCTTCTTCGGCAGCGCCGCCCTGTCGGCGACCGACGGGCTGCTCAAGGTCGTCGTGCAGAGCGTGCTCATGGTGGGCTTCGCGACGCTCCTGTACGGCTGGTTGTTCGCGGGGCGCCGCGGCAACCTGCACATCATGCTGCTCGTCGGCGTCGTGCTGGGGGTCGGCTTCGGCTCGCTCTCGACGGTCATGCAACGACTGCTCACTCCCAGTGATTTCGACATCCTCTCTGCCCGCCTGTTCGGCAACCTGTCGAACTCGGATGCCGAGTACCTCCCGTGGGGAGCCCTGGTCGTCGCCGTGGTGCTCGCTCTCGTCTGGCGCGCCCGTCACCGACTCGATGTGCTGGCGCTGGGACGCGACACCTCGCTCAACCTCGGCCTGGCCTACCGTCGCGAGGTGATCGGGATGCTGGTCCTGGTCGCGGTGCTCATCTCGGTCTCGACGACGATGGTGGGACCCATGACGTTCTTCGGCTTCATCGTCGCCACCCTGGCGTACCAACTCGCCGGCAGCTCGCAGCACCGGGTCGTGCTGCCCTTCGCCGTGCTCCTCGGCATGGCGGCGCTGCTCGGCGGGTACTTCGTGCTGCGCCACGTGTTCTACGCCGCGGGCATGCTCTCGATCATCATCGAGTTCGTCGGTGGCGTGTTCTTCCTGGTCTACCTGCTGCGAAAGGGCAGTCTCTGA
- a CDS encoding ABC transporter ATP-binding protein encodes MISLTDVTMTYGDLTVLGPVTLDIPAGGITALVGPNGAGKSTLLTIVGRLATATSGRATIAGNDVTTTPGRALAKIVSILRQENHFVTRLTVRELVGFGRFPHSQGRLTAEDHVKIDEAIAFLDLTELSGRYLDQLSGGQRQRAYVAMVLAQDTDYILLDEPLNNLDMKHAVAMMGQLRRAVDELGKTIVIVVHDINFAAAYADRIVALADGQVVHVGTPDELMTPTTLEQVFGTPVDVRRDGPYPLAVYYR; translated from the coding sequence GTGATCTCCCTCACCGACGTCACCATGACCTACGGCGACCTGACCGTCCTGGGTCCCGTGACCCTCGACATCCCCGCCGGGGGCATCACGGCCCTCGTCGGCCCGAACGGCGCGGGCAAATCGACCCTGCTGACGATCGTGGGGCGTCTGGCGACCGCCACGAGCGGCCGCGCCACCATCGCGGGCAACGACGTCACCACCACGCCGGGTCGTGCCCTGGCGAAGATCGTGTCGATCCTGCGGCAGGAGAATCACTTCGTCACCCGCCTCACTGTGCGCGAGCTCGTGGGTTTCGGTCGCTTCCCGCACTCGCAGGGGCGCCTCACCGCCGAGGACCACGTGAAGATCGACGAGGCCATCGCGTTCCTCGATCTCACCGAGCTGTCGGGCCGCTACCTCGACCAGCTCTCGGGCGGGCAGCGGCAACGCGCCTACGTCGCGATGGTGCTCGCCCAGGACACCGACTACATCCTGCTCGACGAGCCGCTCAACAACCTCGACATGAAGCACGCCGTGGCGATGATGGGGCAGCTCCGCCGCGCGGTCGACGAACTGGGCAAGACCATCGTCATCGTCGTCCACGACATCAACTTCGCCGCGGCGTACGCCGATCGCATCGTCGCGCTCGCCGACGGGCAGGTCGTGCACGTCGGGACCCCCGACGAGCTCATGACCCCGACCACGCTCGAGCAGGTGTTCGGCACCCCCGTCGACGTGCGCCGAGACGGACCCTATCCGCTGGCGGTCTACTACCGATGA
- a CDS encoding siderophore-interacting protein, with translation MTTRVKPEKSELLTLHVLRRQRLSPSFARVTLGGDDLARFVPLGRDQWFRLFLPVAEGTLTRLRQRLDSFAYLRYLAIAKTERPVLRNYTVADFRPAGEQPAELDVDFVLHGSAAKGTAGPAATWAETCAPGDAVAILDEGVLFTPPADLAGPIALVGDETALPALAGILASLDPAATGTAVVEVPGAGDVRTLAAPDGVDVRWVVRADPHATPGVAARDAATEAAPGDGLPAYAWVAGEQSLVSAMRRHWVRAGVDKRAISFTGYWRAPRGH, from the coding sequence ATGACCACACGCGTGAAGCCCGAGAAGAGCGAGCTGCTCACCCTGCACGTCCTGCGCCGGCAGCGGCTGTCGCCGTCGTTCGCCCGCGTCACCCTGGGCGGCGACGATCTCGCGCGCTTCGTGCCCCTCGGTCGCGACCAGTGGTTCCGCCTCTTCCTCCCGGTCGCCGAAGGCACCCTGACCCGCCTCCGGCAGCGCCTCGACTCGTTCGCGTACCTGCGGTACCTGGCGATCGCCAAAACGGAACGCCCGGTTCTGCGCAACTACACCGTCGCCGACTTCCGCCCGGCGGGGGAGCAGCCGGCGGAGCTCGACGTCGACTTCGTCCTGCACGGATCCGCCGCCAAGGGGACGGCGGGTCCGGCAGCAACGTGGGCCGAGACGTGCGCCCCGGGAGACGCCGTCGCCATCCTCGACGAGGGGGTGCTGTTCACCCCGCCCGCCGATCTCGCCGGCCCGATCGCCCTCGTCGGCGACGAGACCGCGCTGCCGGCGCTCGCCGGCATTCTGGCGTCGCTCGATCCCGCCGCGACGGGGACGGCCGTCGTCGAGGTTCCGGGTGCCGGCGATGTGCGAACACTCGCCGCCCCGGACGGCGTCGACGTGCGGTGGGTCGTGCGCGCCGATCCGCACGCGACGCCGGGAGTGGCCGCGCGCGACGCGGCGACCGAGGCGGCGCCGGGTGATGGACTCCCGGCCTACGCGTGGGTGGCGGGCGAGCAGTCGCTGGTCAGCGCGATGCGTCGGCACTGGGTGCGGGCGGGCGTCGACAAACGGGCGATCTCGTTCACCGGCTACTGGCGGGCTCCGCGCGGACACTGA
- a CDS encoding DNA-3-methyladenine glycosylase: protein MRSTGVRARQAPRESPVVADRPIESEYRPARPVDIGRAVSAQRHGRNDPTFFATAPLRDGGVVWRASRTPLGVATLALRQSMGGSVRAAAWGPGAEWAIDQLPALCGKLDEADGFDASRHPLVAEWHRRHPDLRIGRTDLVFDALVSAIMEQKVTSMQAFSAWRSVVTWYGERAPGPPPRPLFAPPDIEGWRHVPSWAWHRAGLEPPQSRTIVETARRGPTIVRAASAAVDGEARDRVFISLRGVGIWTSAETRIRAFGDPDAVSVGDYHLAHQVGFALTGHRTDDDGMLELLEPFAGHRQRVIRLIYAGSGLEPRRGPRLHPEDHRDR, encoded by the coding sequence ATGAGATCGACCGGGGTGCGCGCGCGGCAGGCGCCGCGCGAATCGCCGGTCGTCGCGGATCGCCCGATCGAGTCGGAGTACCGTCCCGCGCGCCCCGTCGACATCGGTCGCGCGGTCTCGGCGCAGCGGCACGGTCGTAACGACCCCACGTTCTTCGCCACGGCGCCCCTGCGCGACGGAGGCGTCGTGTGGCGGGCCAGCCGCACGCCCCTCGGCGTCGCGACCCTGGCTCTCCGACAGAGCATGGGCGGTTCCGTGCGTGCCGCCGCCTGGGGACCGGGCGCCGAGTGGGCGATCGACCAACTGCCGGCGCTGTGCGGAAAGCTCGACGAGGCCGACGGGTTCGACGCCTCCCGGCATCCCCTGGTCGCCGAATGGCACCGGCGGCACCCCGACCTGCGCATCGGCCGCACCGACCTGGTGTTCGACGCCCTGGTCAGCGCCATCATGGAGCAGAAGGTCACGAGCATGCAGGCCTTCTCGGCCTGGCGCAGCGTCGTCACCTGGTACGGCGAGCGCGCACCGGGTCCCCCTCCGCGGCCCCTGTTCGCTCCCCCCGACATCGAGGGATGGCGCCACGTTCCGTCGTGGGCCTGGCACCGGGCCGGCCTCGAGCCGCCGCAATCGCGGACCATCGTCGAGACCGCGCGTCGAGGCCCGACGATCGTGCGCGCGGCGAGCGCCGCGGTCGACGGCGAGGCCCGCGACCGCGTCTTCATCAGCCTGCGCGGCGTCGGCATCTGGACGAGCGCCGAAACGCGCATCCGCGCGTTCGGAGATCCGGATGCCGTGAGCGTGGGCGACTACCATCTCGCCCACCAGGTCGGTTTCGCGCTGACGGGCCATCGCACCGACGACGACGGCATGCTCGAGTTGCTCGAGCCGTTCGCCGGTCACCGTCAGCGTGTCATCCGGTTGATCTACGCCGGGTCGGGCCTCGAACCGCGTCGCGGTCCGCGGCTGCACCCCGAGGACCACCGCGATCGCTGA